One genomic window of Campylobacter curvus includes the following:
- a CDS encoding GGDEF domain-containing protein, with amino-acid sequence MQRTQKTMMTKISISLALKIIMAMVLLVHAFYLVIFYVMHEEILATTNIFSIVIYLFALKLLLDSDENGKLVFVMFQIEVFLHALICMLILGWGYGFELLFLVSTVTLFFASFSYKRINYAIITIQILISVACYVLLDGKNIKVYSEYKDILFIFNLSMVSVFAVMTSYLLEISNSFIFLNILEQKERVKTMVNHDPLTGLLNRASMQNILQQGALFEGKDFAVVMCDIDDFKKINDTYGHSAGDAVLKSLSEIFKNTFRNDDYVARWGGEEFLVVIRNAKKFGAISVVNRAKELLNENIVEFEGTRINATMTFGVVTHDGASKFDIEKMIKKADELLYDGKRSGKNIVMSTEFSSAY; translated from the coding sequence ATGCAACGAACGCAAAAAACGATGATGACTAAAATTTCTATATCCTTGGCGCTTAAGATCATAATGGCGATGGTCCTACTCGTGCATGCGTTTTACCTCGTGATATTTTACGTCATGCACGAGGAAATTTTAGCCACTACGAATATATTTTCCATAGTGATATATCTTTTCGCGCTAAAGCTTCTTTTAGACAGCGATGAGAATGGCAAACTCGTATTCGTCATGTTTCAGATCGAAGTATTTTTGCATGCGCTTATTTGCATGCTGATTTTAGGCTGGGGATACGGCTTTGAGCTTTTGTTCTTGGTCTCCACCGTCACTTTGTTTTTCGCGTCGTTTAGCTACAAACGCATAAACTACGCGATAATCACGATCCAGATATTGATCTCGGTAGCGTGCTATGTGCTGCTTGACGGCAAAAATATAAAAGTTTACAGCGAGTATAAAGATATCCTTTTTATATTCAATCTTTCGATGGTGTCGGTGTTTGCGGTGATGACCTCTTATCTTTTGGAAATTTCAAATTCCTTTATATTTTTAAATATCTTGGAGCAAAAAGAGCGCGTCAAAACGATGGTCAATCACGATCCTTTGACCGGGCTTTTAAACAGAGCCTCCATGCAAAATATCTTGCAACAAGGAGCGCTCTTTGAGGGCAAAGACTTTGCCGTGGTGATGTGCGATATCGATGATTTTAAAAAGATAAATGATACCTACGGACATAGTGCTGGAGACGCGGTCTTAAAAAGCCTGTCTGAAATTTTTAAAAATACCTTTAGAAACGACGACTACGTAGCGCGCTGGGGTGGGGAGGAGTTTTTGGTCGTTATCAGAAACGCTAAGAAATTTGGCGCTATAAGCGTTGTAAACCGTGCAAAAGAGCTGTTAAACGAAAATATCGTGGAATTTGAAGGCACAAGGATAAACGCGACGATGACCTTTGGTGTCGTGACTCATGACGGCGCCTCGAAATTCGACATCGAAAAGATGATCAAAAAGGCCGATGAGCTGCTGTATGACGGGAAACGAAGCGGCAAAAATATCGTCATGAGCACGGAATTTAGCTCCGCTTATTAA
- a CDS encoding GGDEF domain-containing protein — protein MKFNGDILTQDFVDQSSYKAIEDIYKMILNVMMVGNLFGLCFLVFLNTSIVLICFLFFILAVMMRLKFKIKYRILISSMFHLNLILVTVIGTMAMGWNSGIWIVMVGAIFASYFLAFNSKPITYSVSMCELGILIWLYLAYKDMPAVIPHWAEMTLTITNIALVFYTILKMSIYADVITSSGYQQVHEEKEQLEKMSKHDFLTGLLNRRTIEKALKYELSMLRDKNTNTNLVVMLGDIDNFKIINDTYGHDWGDKILKEIAKTLLATFRKNDYVCRWGGEEFLIILPDTKIDFIHKITNRLTKNINHVKLPDKTAVSMTFGMLVCINAASVNFEYIINRVDKLLYRGKQNGKDRIEMEILNDATNAKNDDD, from the coding sequence TTGAAATTTAACGGGGATATCTTGACGCAGGATTTTGTAGATCAAAGCAGCTATAAGGCGATAGAAGACATCTATAAGATGATCTTAAACGTCATGATGGTCGGAAATTTGTTCGGACTATGTTTTTTGGTGTTTTTAAATACCTCTATCGTGCTTATCTGCTTTTTGTTTTTTATACTTGCCGTGATGATGAGGTTGAAATTTAAAATAAAATATAGAATTTTGATCTCGTCGATGTTTCATCTAAATTTGATCCTTGTGACCGTGATAGGTACGATGGCTATGGGCTGGAACAGCGGAATCTGGATAGTCATGGTAGGCGCGATATTTGCGAGCTATTTTTTAGCGTTTAACTCAAAGCCTATCACATATAGTGTCTCGATGTGTGAGCTTGGCATACTGATATGGCTTTATCTGGCGTATAAAGATATGCCTGCGGTCATCCCGCACTGGGCGGAGATGACGCTAACTATAACCAACATCGCCCTTGTGTTTTATACCATTTTAAAGATGTCCATCTATGCTGACGTGATCACTTCTAGCGGCTATCAGCAGGTGCATGAGGAGAAAGAGCAGCTTGAAAAGATGTCAAAGCATGACTTCCTCACCGGGCTTTTAAACAGGCGCACTATCGAAAAGGCGCTAAAATACGAGCTTAGTATGCTGCGCGATAAAAATACTAATACGAATTTGGTCGTGATGCTGGGCGATATCGATAACTTTAAGATTATAAACGACACCTACGGGCACGACTGGGGCGATAAAATTTTAAAAGAGATAGCAAAGACGCTTTTAGCGACATTTAGAAAAAACGACTATGTTTGCCGCTGGGGCGGGGAGGAGTTTTTGATCATCCTGCCAGATACGAAGATAGACTTCATCCACAAGATAACAAACCGCCTGACTAAAAACATAAACCACGTGAAGCTACCCGATAAAACGGCTGTTAGTATGACCTTTGGCATGCTAGTTTGCATAAATGCCGCAAGCGTAAATTTCGAATACATCATCAACAGGGTCGATAAGCTGCTTTACAGAGGCAAGCAAAACGGCAAAGACAGGATAGAAATGGAAATTTTAAACGATGCAACGAACGCAAAAAACGATGATGACTAA